CTCATTCGATTCTAAGTGGCTGCAAGTTCCTCGGGGTCAGATGATCATTATCATCAGACGTTCAGGGGTAAAAACCACATTATTCCACGAGTGTTGTTGTTTACGTTATTATCCCCCAGGATATCGTATCCGTAGGTTTACTATCACTGGCGCCGTGTTTACGGGCCTATTGTGATGGAAAAAtaggggaaaataaaaataaaaaaaaaaaaataaacgtgaAAACGTGTCGGCTGGATTGGAAATAAATAAGAGAGACTCCGTCCAAGTACACGTCAACGAGCGAACTGAGGTGAGCATCTGCCGCTTGAGGTCTTCTCGCCGTGAGCTGTGCTCTCTGCGCTCGTGGGTTTTGGCGTTTGAGTTTTGCCTTCTCTActcctctctctgtgtgtgcTCGTTAATGGATTGCTGTCCCCGTCTTTCGTATTTTCTTTGGGCTTTTacttctctctttcactcacgCTACAATGGCGGGCGAGGGGCACCGACAGAGGCCGACGTACGTGGGTATCCACCGGTGTGTATTaattctgtctctctttcactcactCCTGGACGACATTTTCTGTTACACTTTTTAATCTGTCTCACTCACTCCTGGGGGGCAATACGGCATCCGACAATGAATGGACGAATCGGCGATCTCGGTAGGGAGACTTCCACAACCCATGCTTTCAACCATTTCGTTGGAGAAACGATCGACGACGGAGGTGCACGGACATTACCGACAGACTTTTGGTGTGGGATTTGTGCGTGGATAACTTGCCTGTATGGGATTTGGGTGTTGGGTACACATGCACGCACTTCCCGCATTACAACACATGATTCTCTTTAATAAAATTCCattcttctttttctttttttttttttcatggggaGGGGGTGACTGATGTGACAGCGGACGGGGCGAGGTGATAGCACCGGTCATGGAGGGTAcacgaaaatttgaaaaattaatttttttgcttttaatttttcgtatTAGGGTCATCAACTGTTTGAATATGCAGTTCCTATGTGTGCGATAATTTCGAATCAAGTTGGGGAGAATAATATTAgtcaatattatattttttgtaaacgtgaaaataaaaaatgtatatgaTATAAGTAATGTAATTACTAAACGGTCAAGTAATtacggaatttttctctctgggtTGATTTTCATTGATGCCACGACGTGAACAAATAGAGAGAACAGTAATGCGAGAATTGAAAAAGTTTCGTctgaaattaaattcagaGTTAATTAGCAACAATTATTAGCTGTttcaaaaaaagttttttttactttttttccatttttttagggggggggggcggttGGTGAATCGATGATGTGATTCAAGGGATTTTGGGGGATTTTGGTTTTGGAAAGGGGGCGAATGGTTGTGGCTTTATTTACTATTCTGTAGGATTACTACAGGTTAGTTTAGTGCTTGAAACACCTGGAACGATCAATGGGATTGGAATCGAAAAATCGGTGGAGGGGTGACATCTCTCGGGGGACGTGCAAAGTATTTACCTGGAAATTCAGGAGGGTAAGGCAAATGACCAGGAGTATTAGTCAATAATCAGGTACCAATCAGGTGAATCGTGGGTTGTCCAGTctaatcataaattttatttctaaaaaaaatcttgatgatcagtagaagaaaaaattgacacgCGTTTCATAGGAATTTTATCTTGGGATAGAAAATATTGCGATTAGAAAATCCCTTCCCCTTCTATTCAGTTGcggtataattaatttttttaatactcatTGACTCAATCAAAATCtcggaaagttgaaaaatctCAGCGATAATGGTAGCAGATCGTGGACACCGGGGCGCGAACGAATCGCGCGCGGCGAAGCATTTAAAAATATCCGGGAGTTATCGAAGCATCTCGGCTCACCTGCCGCCTTGGAAGTGAAACATCTGCAGAGCAATctcttccaattttttcccttttcatttttttttcgctgtctTGTGAATTATGGTATATCCACTGAGCGACTGCGCATCGTTGACTCATGAACCTTCTCGAGCATAGAAATTAATCAAGCTAGGGGGAGGTGAGCCCCTTCCCCCATAGCTCTACCGATGGTGAACAGAATCGGTTGGCATTGGACTGTCGATTGAGTTCACTGATTTTGCCCTGACGATATCTGCCGCGGTATTTTCACACCTGAAGTTCCAAGTGGAGTCCAAGGAGAGTCTTCGGATATTTACACGTCGagaaaatttctagaaaaaatgttGTACGAGCACTGAAAAGAATTCCAATCCACCGGctgttaataaattatttatagcctggtcataaaaattcctaacaAGGGCATCCACTGTTCacgaattaatttaatcctaAGGACAGTTAAGTAATCTTTGaaaccaataaataaattatttcctgtaaattatttccacacaataaataataagtcACGAGAATAGAAATTCACCAAACACGTCCTTTAAGTGGACGAGAACAAATACGCTACAGTATTTGCCAATAACTATTCCAAATTATTGACACCCACAACGTTCTAGTTCATCTAGAGCAATATCTTCATGTAGCAAGAATTACAGaaatattcacgaaaaaaaaacggtaaataaaattccaaatgaaTGTACAATAATTTCCTGCGTCGGTGAGATCAATTTACAAAATCCGTGAGAATGTCTCGAGGTTCCTGAAGCCGAGCATAGTGACACGAAGGAGGAAGTCCACATTTAGTGGGCTAACTGTTAAAATTTAATGTCCCTCCCCAGCcttttttatttcccatttCATCAGGTACACCGCCACATGAGCCATTTCCAATAAACAGCACCGGCGATATTCGATTGAAGATAAGTCACACGTTTCAGTTCCTCAGTGCCTATAAAATACACGCTTAGCCACCGTTTTATGGACCATCGATCGTTAAATTAGAGTCCACGAAGAAGCTCACTGGCATTACAATGGCAAATGCATGGCAAATACTAGAGGTGCTTCCATAATTTTACCTTGCCAATACCAGCGACAGGAAGTTGACAATCGATATTATCTGTTCCGTTGCATTTTGGGTTTAGGTGATAGTGTCTACGTAATTCTACGAAATTCTCCATTATTTGCGTGAATATCATAATGTTGAATGACAAagctgaaaaaataatagattttAACCCGCGGAAACCGTGAAAAGACCTAACATTATGACTATTTAGCCTATTAATGTATTTGTTGAAATTTATGggttcgttaatttttttaactgacCGTCGATTACCCGAGAAAAATTGCAGTGATTACTATTTGAATACGGAATCATTGCAAGCAgattatatcaatttttcattattgtgtTGAAGACATGTGACTCACCTCCCagaattttcttattatttgaCTGGATCGAATGCATTTGATAACGAGATATTTCATCTGATTGTCCAGTTGAAATTGGTTGAGGTAAATACACTGTGAGGTGGACACTCGACCATCCATCATTAAGGATGATTCCCCCACCATTCCTTGACTGTAATTATTCATGTAAATTTCTTCACgtcaaacaagaaaaaaaaatcgaagaacaACAAGCACAGCATAAAAAATCCATACCGATCAATATATCAATATGTATTGTATGAAAACAGAGGGGAAACCATAGTTATCGTCATGATTATTGACCTATTCGTCATCGCCGAAGGGActacaataaaaattcggCAACGGTTGAAGGGTAGAAATGGCACTGTAATGTCACAAGCCGGAAGTGGAGAAGGAATAATCGAGGATTTGGGGATTATCGAGTGGTTCCACTTGAACGTACACGTGAAGCCTGAAGAAATGATTCGATGGgctgattaattattcatatgcCTTTGTACACGTAGATATGCCAGGGCTTCCAGGGGGCGCAGGCGTGAGCCTCCTGGCTGACTCCTGGTTCACCGCATCAGGTGAATATAGAAGACATGGAGTTACATTCGTCGATGGGCTCATCGATGCATCACCATGATCAACCTGTGGGTCATCACTGCAATTGCATTGAGTTTCTTCAGTTGTTGCGCCGAGTCCCAGTCTCAGATCAAACTctgtaagttttttttataaatgggTTGTAGTCGAATCCCGCGGGAGAGAAAGTTACAGGTAATTTAGTTCTTTGATAATTTCCATTTCTTCGGATAATAGTGGTTGTCGTGGAAAACTCTGATGTCAGCGTCGTGAAGCTACTGGATGATGTCATACCGGCAGCTGAGAAAGCTCATGAGAGTGATAAAGTTAGTGTTGATGTCAAGTCGGTGCAAGTTGATCGGCACAATGTCGAAGGGAGCTTCCAGCAAggtaagaatatttttcaaaatattcttaaaattaagtaaataataaataaataatggatcTGATATTTGATCAGTAATAACAGTCTTCAAAAATTAAGAAACTCTTAGAATATGGATTACTATGGAGAATGAAgtctttaattaaattttcgtcGCCTCAATGAACTCGTAATATTGAGCCCCAATGAATAATCCCAATGCTGCAATTTAAGAAATCAGATAAGATAGAAGTGATGGCATTGTTAAATGTGTTGATCACATTGAttataattgatttttgacCCCCTTTATGTGCGCAATTGAAGCATTTGACGAGGATACTCGCAGTACAGCTGTTTATCCCGGATTACAATGTTCCAGTGTGCGCTGCACTCTTTGATGGCATCACCCTGGTATTGGATACCACGTACACCGGGTGGGATAAACTGCAGGCTCTGGCTTACAATAATTCGATTCTGTATTTAAGAACAGGTGGCTCAATTATTCCCTATGTTCAAGCCATTGACGACTTgctgctgaaaaaaaatgcgacAGACGTTGCGTTGATATTCGAGAATACACGAGGTCTGTTCATAAATCATTGCACGAAAACAAATTAACCTTAGTCTAGTCATCTTACACGACCCTGTGACGTAGTCACCTCCGCTATGAATTGCTGTCTTGTTGATTAGGCGCCAGCGTTGCCAGATTCATTCACAATTCACATATAATTATTCATAGTTAATTTTTATGTGAACTCCGACATCAACGGGTATCAATTATCAATCtagggaattatttattgaattatttttttccaaaagtcaatttttatgaattttccttGGAATTCTTTTCAAAtctcaattttccaaatttgagTTATGCTAGTGCTGTTTTGATATTGTTAGTgacgattttgaaaaaaacaagTTGTATTGATTTTTACGTTGGTGCACTCGTCCACCAGCAATTCCAAGATTATTGAGATGACGGATAAATTGCAGACCTGAACGAGTCGCTTTATTATCTCATCGGCAACTCGATAATACGATTAGTCGTCATTGACGATTTATCCGAGGTCACAGTCTCTAGGATACGATTAATGAGACCGTCACCATCGTATTATGCAATTTATTCCAGCACCGCCAGGATGGGAAGTCTCTTTAAAATGGTAGATAGTTATTGTTATTCAAGATGACGTGgtggaaattcattgaaataacaGGGCTGGTATAATTCAAGGCCATGGATGGAGAGTTGGTGAAGCGACATGGCATCTGGAATCTTGTCTTCACGGATATGAAATACAAGAAATTCCCTTATATATCGGGTCCAGATATGTTGAGCACGATGGTGGGAGTTCTATCGATGAATCCGAGCGTTTGTTGTAGACTCATTGGTGAACATCCGTGTACTTGTCCACAGGATTTTGAAGTGAGTGTTGGGTTTCATAAAATTTGGGTGAATGTTGGGTGATCAGATGATACAGAGATAAACTTGAAAGGAAATTATGTTTATCAAATGGTCGTTTATGCCAGGTATTTCCAAAATTcttcgaaaaattgattttccttcTGGTTTCCACCATCACGCAAATTCAAAAATCAGGAATTGATGTGGAGCCGATAAAGGGCCAGTGTACGACTACAGATGAGAGTCCTACGATAGATCCTGAAAAAAATGCCACACTCAGGACGTTTTACTCGACTTTGACAGCAGTgagttcattattttcatgaaGATACTTGTCCTCACGTCTTTTCAACTCAACgacatttcaatta
This genomic stretch from Diachasmimorpha longicaudata isolate KC_UGA_2023 chromosome 6, iyDiaLong2, whole genome shotgun sequence harbors:
- the LOC135163450 gene encoding uncharacterized protein LOC135163450, which codes for MHSIQSNNKKILGALSFNIMIFTQIMENFVELRRHYHLNPKCNGTDNIDCQLPVAGIGKKFSRRVNIRRLSLDSTWNFRCENTAADIVRAKSVNSIDSPMPTDSVHHR